A window of SAR202 cluster bacterium genomic DNA:
GAAGATGCGGAGCCTGAACTACACCGCGCGCTTCATCCAGATCGCCGAAGAGGTCAACTTCGGCATGCCCGCCTACGTCGTCGGCAAGGTCGCCGACGCCCTGAACGACGACTGCAAGTCGCTGAAGGGCTCCAAGGTGATCGTCCTGGGAGTCGCCTACAAGGCCAACGTTGACGATATGCGAGAGTCCCCTGCGCTTGAGGTGATCGACCTCCTGGAGAAGAGGGGCGCGCACGTCAGCTACAACGACCCGCACGTCGACTCTTTCGAGCTTGAAGGCAAGCGCCACCAGTCCGTCTCCATCGGCCCGAGCGTCCTCAGGGGCTACGACTGCGCGGTAATTACCACCGCCCACAGCGCATACGACTGGAAGATGGTCGTCGAGAACTCGAAGCTGGTCGTCGACACCCGCAACGCGGCCGCGGCCGTAAAATCCAAGACAGGACGTGTAGTAAAGCTGTGAGCAATTACCTGGTCACCGGCAGCGCCGGATTCATAGGCTCCACCATCACCCGCATGCTGCTGGAGCGCGGAGACACCGTCACCGGCATCGACAACTTCAGCGACGCGTACGACGTGCGTCTGAAGGAGTGGCGCCACAACCGCCTGGTCGGCAAACCCGGCTTCACATTCATCCGCGCGGACATCTCGGATAAGTCGGCGGTACGCCAGGTCTTCGCCGGCAAGAAGTTCGACGGCGTGGTAAACACCGCCGCCCGCGCCGGTGTCCGGCAGTCCGTGGAGAACCCCTGGGTGTACATAGATACGAACATCATGGGCACGCTCAACTTGCTGGAGATGTGCAAGGAGACGGGCGTAAAGAAGTTCGTTCTCTCCTCAACCTCCAGCCTGTACGGCGCGAACAACCCCCAGCCGTTCAGCGAGAATGCTAAGACGGATACGCCCGTCTCCCCTTACGCTGCGTCCAAGAAGGCCGCCGAGGCCTTCTGCTACACCTACCACTATCTGTTCGACATCGATGTCACGGTGGTCAGGTATTTCACGGTCTACGGCCCCGCCGGCAGGCCGGACATGAGCCTCTTCCGCTTCGTAAAGTGGATCTCTGAGGGCGAGCCCGTCAAAGTAAACGGCGACGGCAAGCAGTCCCGCGACTTCACCTACGTGGACGATATCGCCCGCGGCACCATTGCGGCGCTAAAGCCCGTAGGGTACGAAACGATCAACCTGGGCTCGGATACGCCCACGGTGCTCATGGACACGATCAGAATGATCGAGCACCTTCTGGAGAAGAAGGCCAACATCGAGTACGGCCCATTCCCGAAGGCCGACGTCCCCGCTACCTGGGCGGATATTCACAAGGCTGAGGAGATGCTGGGATGGCGGCCCCAGGTGAAAATCGACCAGGGCATCAAGAACCTGGTGAGGTGGTACCTGGAGAACCGCAGCTGGGCCAGCAAGCTGAGCACGGGGTAGGCGGACCGTCAGCATGTCAAACGCCTTAACCACCAAAACATCCAGCCTGCCGGAGACGGTATACTCGCCCGAGTTCGGCCTACGCCGCCCGGGCCTCCTGCTGCGGTCCATGGTCCGCGACCTCCGGGCCGCACGGCCGCTCGGCTGGGAGCTCGCCAAGCGCGATATTTCGGCGAAGTACCGGCAATCGCTGCTCGGCATCGCCTGGAAGTTCGTCCCGCCCGTAATGACCGCGTTCATCTTCATCGCTCTGAACAGCCGCAAGGTCATAACGATCGACACCGGCAACGTGCCCTACCCCGTCTTCGTCCTGATCGGCACGGTGCTCTGGCGCATGTTCACCGCAAGCCTCATGGCGCCGCTCACCGCCGTCCAACGCGCAAAGCCCATGCTGGCGAAGCTCAACTTCCCCAGGGAGGCGATCATCGTCTCCTCCATCACGCAGGTCCTGTACGAGTTCTGCATAAGCCTCGTCATTCTTGCAGTACTGTTCGTGGCGTTCGGGCTGGACCTTTCCATCGGCGTCCTGCTGTTTCCCATCGCCGCCCTCTCGGTGATGCTCCTGGGCTTCTCGATAGGCCTGCTGCTTGCGCCCGTCGGATCGCTCTACTCGGACGCGGCGTCATTCCTGACGACAATCACCCTTCCCTGGATGCTCATCACCCCGGTCGTTTACGCGGCCCCCAGGAACGGCATAATCGCGCTCGTCTCGCGCGTAAACCCGGTCGCGCCGCTCATCACCGGCTCGCGTGAGCTCGCCACCGAGGGCGCGATGTCCGACCCCGTGAGCTTCGCAGTTGTGGTGGTTGCGTCTCTCGTCGGGGTCTTCCTCGGGCTGGTGCTCTATCGCCTGGTGATGCCGATCATCATCGAAAAGATGGGCGGGTAGCCATGCCGGGCGAAGTACTGATATCCGTAGACAACATCTCGAAGAAGTTCTGCCGCGATCTCAAGCGCTCGCTATGGTACGGCGTGAAGGACCTGGCCTTCGAGGTCACCCTCAGCTCCGGCCGCTCCCGCAAGCTCCGCAAAGGCGAGTTCTGGGCCCTCAAGGAGGCGTCGCTCGAGGTCCGCCGCGGCGAGGTGCTCGGCATCATCGGGCACAACGGCGCCGGCAAGACCACCATGCTGCGCGCCATCAACGGCCTCATCAAGCCGGACGCGGGTAAGATCACCG
This region includes:
- a CDS encoding SDR family NAD(P)-dependent oxidoreductase, which gives rise to MSNYLVTGSAGFIGSTITRMLLERGDTVTGIDNFSDAYDVRLKEWRHNRLVGKPGFTFIRADISDKSAVRQVFAGKKFDGVVNTAARAGVRQSVENPWVYIDTNIMGTLNLLEMCKETGVKKFVLSSTSSLYGANNPQPFSENAKTDTPVSPYAASKKAAEAFCYTYHYLFDIDVTVVRYFTVYGPAGRPDMSLFRFVKWISEGEPVKVNGDGKQSRDFTYVDDIARGTIAALKPVGYETINLGSDTPTVLMDTIRMIEHLLEKKANIEYGPFPKADVPATWADIHKAEEMLGWRPQVKIDQGIKNLVRWYLENRSWASKLSTG
- a CDS encoding ABC transporter permease; amino-acid sequence: MSNALTTKTSSLPETVYSPEFGLRRPGLLLRSMVRDLRAARPLGWELAKRDISAKYRQSLLGIAWKFVPPVMTAFIFIALNSRKVITIDTGNVPYPVFVLIGTVLWRMFTASLMAPLTAVQRAKPMLAKLNFPREAIIVSSITQVLYEFCISLVILAVLFVAFGLDLSIGVLLFPIAALSVMLLGFSIGLLLAPVGSLYSDAASFLTTITLPWMLITPVVYAAPRNGIIALVSRVNPVAPLITGSRELATEGAMSDPVSFAVVVVASLVGVFLGLVLYRLVMPIIIEKMGG